In Cryptomeria japonica chromosome 10, Sugi_1.0, whole genome shotgun sequence, a genomic segment contains:
- the LOC131031453 gene encoding dirigent protein 23-like — protein MDIKLDAICRGSYLLVRRVADLSDPQRSEMMELRRHSGAFAVVTMIIIFALQSTETAAAKLKVANEKISNLHFYFHDTFSGQNVTAVEVAHAPSTNASATFFGTLIVIDDLLTECPEPTSKLLGRAQGLYAMTSQVDIQLLMAVTFVFQSGEFNGSTLAVVGHNSVFNDVREMPIVGGSGKFRLARGYALAHTYSFDLQARNAIVHYNVTVLHY, from the coding sequence ATGGATATTAAGTTAGATGCTATATGTCGAGGTTCCTATTTACTTGTTCGAAGAGTAGCCGATCTTTCAGACCCACAGCGTTCGGAGATGATGGAGCTGCGTCGACATTCTGGGGCATTTGCAGTGGTGACCATGATTATCATCTTTGCCTTGCAATCGACTGAGACGGCTGCTGCGAAGTTGAAAGTAGCAAACGAAAAAATAAGCAATTTACATTTCTATTTCCATGACACATTTTCAGGACAGAACGTGACGGCCGTGGAGGTAGCGCATGCTCCATCGACCAATGCTTCCGCCACTTTCTTCGGAACCCTAATTGTGATTGACGATCTGTTGACGGAATGCCCTGAGCCCACCTCCAAATTGTTGGGTAGAGCTCAGGGTTTGTATGCAATGACCAGTCAAGTGGATATTCAACTGCTCATGGCGGTCACTTTCGTCTTTCAGAGTGGAGAGTTTAATGGAAGCACACTGGCCGTGGTGGGGCACAACTCTGTGTTTAACGATGTTAGGGAAATGCCAATTGTTGGAGGAAGCGGGAAATTCAGGCTGGCTCGAGGGTATGCCCTCGCCCACACATATTCCTTCGACCTCCAGGCTAGGAATGCCATCGTCCATTATAATGTCACTGTGCTTCATTACTAG